The Phycodurus eques isolate BA_2022a chromosome 8, UOR_Pequ_1.1, whole genome shotgun sequence nucleotide sequence ACCCGTATCATCTACCCTGAACGCCCCCCTATAACCCTTACCATCCTACCACAGCGGACAGCAGAGCACCCCCCTTTCCACTCAGGGTTAAAGTAGCGAGTGGCCAAGTGAGGGGCAATGCACTGATGTCACACAAAAACTGCCACTGACACAAAATGGAGTCCACTTTTTACCATTGGTTTTGCGATGTTTGACCGTCTTTGCGAACCCCCCCCAAAGCGCCAAGGAAGGGCCACACACAATCAACGCAAAGACGCATAGATCGCACGCATAAGTTTACAAAGCGGTCTGGAGATGGTGGCTCGTATTGCACCGACAGACGCACACAGAGGGAGAGGGCAACGTCTGCCTTTTGAAACCAAAGATTAAATCAGAGGTACGACAATCGGGCGAGCAAACCGAGAAGACAACGTTAAGCTCTCCACACTGCTCTACGGGTCATGTGATATATAAGTGGATCATTCTACcttgtgtacacacacacacttccataAATGCACCAAGTAGACGAGGGATACACCTACGTGCAAACATCTGCTCAGAGAGCCTCTTTTTCCCCTCCTCCCACTGCAGAAGCCGGAGAGCCTGTGGaggacattttatttgttgttgttgttttttttttttttttttaaagtttcacTCTTGCTGAGACTTTGAAAAGGGAAAGGGAAAAATTAATAACTGTTACAGGAAAAACAACATCTTAAAAAGGATAATATGGGTAAATTTGcgtgttttgaaataaattaaaataaaacgatTGTAAAACAAAGGCTTCGCTCTCACTTTTTTGTTGTGCTTGGAAAGCAACACTTTTCAAAACTGTGACTATTCTATTAGGTGTATATACAGTCTGTGTGTATGTAGAgatataaagtacagtatacatgttttatatactgtatatagaggGTAGTAGAAAAATTATGGATGTTTAGAGGTACAGTCGAAATACAGACTGATAGACGAGTTAAATATAAATGTGCAGCCATCATAAATATATGTGGGAACAGTTTGCTTGCCTGTATGAGGAACATAAATGATGATCTTTAGACATACTTAAgtatagactttacaccgattttatcgggctgatcggtatcagccgatatttagcattttatgctgatcggctgatcagtGGATCACGCCGACTGTAttctaaggacaaaatggggaaaaacgtgtgttgatggtcaccggtgctctggACAGGACAGAacttcatttaaggcttgcttgaggtatgttcacatacttttaacacgatatggctcgcaagcaggaaacaaaacgttatgtagcctagcaagctcgtggtagcacgaacggttgtacctaaacatgccgccgttctgtcgaatcatgtgCTAAAGAtccggtgtgggtgaagtaattttattacagtaagttagcacccattaattctgtcatgttgtaatgttggcttgaactgactgattagaatacatgatctgactagagcagtgatttccaacctttatggagccaaggaacatattttacaattgaaaaatctcacggcacaccaacaaacaaaaagtggatacattaattactgtatttacttcctgccatcgaatagaagaccattcatttgttctgtctgtcactatgcctcgcataaatagaggaacaaatatacattatttattataaatataattttttgagcaagtatatacagtaaatgaacagatcatttaaatagacacattcctccatcttgtgatcggatcggtgatcggttatcgtttttttaaactcgctgatgggccccaaaaatcctgatcgtgtataGCCTACTCAAGTACTGTATAAATTTCAATCAGCCAACCCCACATTACCAACATCATGAGTAGTATCATGATCTAGAGATAATTATGCAAACCTTTGGGTCTGTTCCCAAAGGAGCACACAACAGCAACACATCTTTTGTTGGATCATCAATGAGTACTTAATAACTGACTTTTTTGTTCCTTGTAgaattcagttttttattttgcagtatTTAGAcgtttcttttttatattgcaaccTTAGTTTACcttgtatttatatttgagaCCCAGTTCCTAGGCCTAAAACAATTCATTGTACATAAATTCAATAGTTTATTAGAAAATAATTGTCTTTAATGTGAGTGTGGGCTCTACAGAAAATTAACTACCACTGCTCTACAATAATGCAATATTTGTCTTCTCAAAGGTCAGTGGTAATTTTTTGGTTTCTTCAAGTGGCCATCAAGTTCCACCACTGTTGTGTTCCTTTACGGCAATTCCTACATGCCGAATCCAAGACTGTGCTTCAGACAGGTCCTTGAGCGACGACAAATGATGAACGCCAAAGAGAAGTCTTCCTTCCGAACTGTGATCTCAGTTCCACTGGCTGATGGGATCTGCTGTGAACCTGCATCACATTCAAGTAAAAACTCATCAGCGGCCGCTATCCATGAATAATgaagcatggaaaaaaaaaaaaaagccttgcaAATCCCTGTTGGGTAAGGTTGCCAACAAGGGGTACGCTTTAGCTTTCAACAGCACGGTTGGGACCCATAAACCCTCATCTAGAAAGATTTTCCATTGTAGTGTCATGCACAAATGGGAGATTTCTTATATTCGACAGGGTGTGCTCGATTTACGACAAAGTTGAAAAAATACTCAAGGTATGAGtaagttttactttatttttgttgtactaTACAGTGGTGAGCTCAACTTGatacttgtgtgacagttaGGACTTAATGGTACTTCAAAAAACAATACCTAAAggaggttttatgatggtgataATTTGAGTCTGGAACAAAATAATTGACCATACATTATTATTCATtggaaaattgttttttgaaatgagaaTCAGAAGTCAAACGGCATAACAGGAAGGCTCCCCTGCACTTTGttaaagaaaatatgttttctgTTCGTCGCTTTCCATTTCCATTGTTGCATGACGGTAACAATTGTTAAGCCAGGCACCCAAAATGTTTCAGGGTACCTTTAAGTTTTTTTGGTACCCTTTACAACTGAATGTCAAAGCAATATTAAGATaaaatatggaaataaactCAACTGTAAAGCTTGGATTTCTTATTATAatgccaaaaatcacagaagaAACAATACATCATAGTGCATGAAGTTATTTGAAATGAAAGTAAAGACTTTGGCGCAGAAAGAATCAGACAAGAGTTTCACCTTATGTTTGCCGTGGATGTTTTGGATGACACTGAGGGCGAGGAAGGTCATTGAAGGCAACACAGCTGTCCAGGCAGTGAGCAGAGCAGTGAGCCACACGACTGGATCTGTGAAAGCCTCGCCAGACGCACCTGATGAAGAACCCACACACGATCAAACCGTGCAGTTCACGCCATGCTTTCCTGTCTCACATGCAGTAAAGGAACTACTGCTCCACTGCACTACTGCGGGGTGTGCCAATGCAAGTGGAGCTTtgcgttaccatgacaactagtGAGCCTGAATCCGGGGAGAATCAAGGCTCCTTATAAAAGTTCATTGGTGCAGCCATATAGAGTGTGTTTGAACTAGAGCCAGACCCACAGAAAGAGAAGACACTCGCACTTCTTGTTGTATGTGGGCATATACACTAGCTAACGTTCTTAGGTTTTTCTGGCTGTGTTTGCTATGCTAGTGACTGCTACCATGTAAatttcaaaagtgtgtttatGCTCTGGTTGTCAGAAACTGAAAATGCAATCACCCAACTCAAATCAGAGCATCAAACAACACTGCAGCTTATCTTAGGTTTTAACTTTGATAGTGGGTAGCTGTCTCGCTgtcattttccccaaaagaaaATGGCGGACCTTGGCCAAAGTAGCTACCAAGTGGTGGGTGGATAAACTGTGTAAGGGCACTTACGACAGTGGTATCTTGTCATATAAGTTGAATTTTTTACACGACCACGCTCGCAGTGCAGTCACAAATCTCCTCTtgtaatgaatggaaatgccattaacccgTATTTTCACAAGACAACATTATGTGGCTTAGTTACATACGAAGTATGTACAACAGTTACCAGTACTTTTTACACTTTGTCATGAAGTTCCCTGCCGTCATTGGCTCATAACTTGAAAAACTGAACATAATTCAAGGTAGTACTATATTTAAATTCATGCAGATGTTGTGCCAAAATCTGGACACCTTGCCTACAGATGCTTTTTTTCTGACAAAGGCAGCTCACAAATATTATACTTGGTAGTGTAACTTTACACTTGATAGGTGAGCAGGAACCAAACAGCCAAATACAGTTGTgtaaacaagcaattaaagtcaCTTTTCCATAACATGTCCCTTtgaaaatagatttaaaaaaaaaaaaagaaaaatacaaatggatGATTATCCGTCAAAGAGTATTGTAccgtaaaataaataatcagcGGGTGCTCTCTGGAACAAGAACTTGCTGTGTGTGATCCTGGAGCAGATGAAGTAGAGCAgcaaagaaacacacaaggCTCCTATGTTGAACTTTGTCCAGTTTCTGGTCAACAACACCATCTGATAGGACAGAACCAATGTCATCTTGAGATTAAGTCAAGCAAAATTACAATACTGGTGTTCTATTCATTGTTTGCAACTCTGACCTCTATGTTGGCAGTAAATACGGCTCCCATGGACACAGTGACCGCCATGGTCTGGTAGTCGACGGCAGAGTTGTAGTAGACTCCACAAGGAACGAAGAAGAGAACAAATGAAGCGTAGAGAGCGTACACCAATGAAGCAAACAACACCAGGGGCCCGGAAAGCTCCTGCCTCTGTCCACACTTGTACAGCTCAGGCCACTTCAGGCTGTTCTCTGCACTCACATCCTACAGTGAAACATTGAAGTCAGTACGGGGCCACTGTTGCTGTAGCCGCACAACGCTAATGACAGTGACAATGGGCAACGGCTGCAACTTTATTTAGACATTTAAAGTtgacaaaaagcacacaaaaaaaaaactgttatttagttcaaatacagtatgaatgaaaacaatgtaCAATATTGAAGCAATGGTGAAGTCACGGTGATGTTGTCATCTATGGGAAGCGTGGCTTATTATCTGCTTGCTTTACTGGATCCAACTTGATCACCTGCAATCAAAACAGCCATTACTATAAGAAATGTACatatgataaaataatttattacagTAGGCCTATATACCTTTGGCTATAGGTCCAAATCCTAAAACAATCTTCCCTCAATCTTAGTTCTAGGATTAGCAAATGCTAACTGTATTTAACAGACAGTAAGTGTGTAGCGTTTAAATTAGCACACTCCTAATGGCACAGCTAGATTTAACTTTAAAGCTAGTGGCAAATCTCAGGACAACCAATGTTAATATTAGCTTGGGGCTAGCGCTAAAGCTAAAGTAAAAGCTAGCTCATATCAAAGCTAAAAGCTAATAGGAACATTAGCTAACTAAAAGCTAATGCTGTACATCTTGTGCTACTGTGAAAGTTATCCATTAGCAATTCAGTACCTCGAGCTTATGTGGAGATAACCTAAAAGGTAACTAAATTGAGCTATTGTTTTAGCTAGGTACCAACTAAGACTGTACAATACCTTCAGGCTAATGTTAAGGGCCTATCTCATTGGCAGACATGTCGTCGCGGCGACTCAGGAGACTAAAATATTACTTGCGCTCTCATTTCATCAGGGCGGAAATATAATGGAGACCAATTTGCCTGAAAGTTGCTGCGACTCCGTGGTGAGGTCTCCACAATGTCTCCTCAATTTGGTCTCCAGCAGGTCTTGGAGATGTCACATAGATCTGCTGGAGACTCCGAAAAGGTCTTGAAATGGTCTcggaaataattaaaaatttacTGTGTATGTGTTTACTTAATTTACTTAATTTACTGTGACAGCCTGGCGACCTGGCTAGTTACCAGAAGTTGCGGAGATGTCTCCGCACCCAGCAGACTCGGGTCACCATCAGGTGGccaactagtctccaggccagtgacATAGGCCCTTTACTGTAGCTAGTAGGAATTGAGTGACAATTACTTACCATAAAGTCATAGCTTCTTTAACCGCAGTTGGTTGAAGTGGAAGGTTCCTGAAAGTTTCATCCAAAGTGTAAATGTTGTACCAgtagtaaatacaaataaactgtCCACCGTTTAGCGGCAAATTAATCTTGCTAAACGCCGTTGACctaaacttttttgacccaacAATGTGTTACCAGTACCTTACACAACACAAGACATAGCATTACTAGCAAACCAGAAAAATAACCTTTGTACATTTGACACAAAGGTACCTGAAAAGAGATGAAAATCTTTCTATTTTTTACCATAGAAATTTAGTTGCTTGCATTCACTGTCAGGTTCACATAGATAAGAGACAAAAGAATACAACGAGGAAGCCAGGGCTTGATATAGAGGAGGAGCTAATTGGACCATACCAAGTGTTTTGCAGTTTTCAAGGGGGGTGCAGTTTTCTTGTAGCAAGATTTTTCAAAAGCCATAGGATCAGTATTGacatatttatatactgtatatttttagtGAGTGAGAGTTCATTTTCAggttaataaaatatatatgtagattttttattgttatttttgtatttttgtaatggtggaaaaataaagcaaacctTCTCACCTTTTCAAAGAAGGCCACAAACAAAATCTGGGATGATGTGTAGAAGGCAGTGTAAAAAGCGATGAACCATGTCTCATACATAGACTACAAGAAAGAAAcattcaatttttaaaatgagcactttgagaaaataaatataattcatATTCTATAATGTGGGAAGTTTCCAACTTTaaatacagtgatccctcgcTATTCACGGGTGTTGGTGACAAAGCCCTGATGTGAATAGTGAAACTTTGTGTGCGAAGGACGCCCcaccaaaataatatttataattgATTGCCTGTATTAAACCATAAACATACCAAAAAATATCACCAAACACATTtatatcattttgaaaaaaaaaacttaacaagTGCAAGGACACTGGCATATATGTCACAGCTTCGCAACCAGGAAAAATTTGAATTTCTACTGTGACCAATTTATTACGTTTTTGACTCAGCGTACTTAGATACTCTGATATATTAAATGCATACTGGTATGCGTATTGCAAATGACTTTATCATAAATTTGTCACTCACTTTACCTCATGTTCAGCAGCTAGCTGATCACCTGTTAGCTTCCACCACTGGGTACAGTGGTGGGACCTTGCTTTGCATCATTCTGTGATGTTTACCACCCTGCTTTGTGTAGCTTCAACCCCACAGTCAGCCTTGCCTGCCTGTTGGACTTCTACTGTAATCTTCCATTCATCTGCTCTCCTCATTAATGGTGAATTGTAAATCagctggggttcactgtatttctgAATTCCTCAACTAAATTTACATAGGTAGCTACAATCCCACGATGCCCCACTGCTTGAGGTTTTCGCTACATTGATTTCCCTACCTGAGCACTGAAGCCGTTGAAGATGCTAAACCACAGGTGCACCAGTGCAAAGCTACAGGTCTTGAATAGGAAGTAGCGCAGGAACAGGGAGATGCGCCGGTATGACCAGCGCCCGTGGACCAGTAGCAACCTCTGCAGGAATCTGAAAGAGGACAAGGAAAAGTCTGCGTTCTGTACTGCTTGACCTCCCTCCACTCCTGTCAGTCCCACGCCGACATGAGCCGCtaaaatgaacaacaaacatGATTCAATACTAGAAAcgcgagtaaaaaaaaaattttgggggggggggggtgatgggGGGGGTTGTTCATTTACTTTTGATCATGTTTACATCATTGGCGCCGTCACCGATGGAAAGCGTGATGGAGCTTGTGTGCTTCCTGACCAAATTAACAACGTCCGCCTTCTGTCCAGGTGTCACCCGGCAGCACAACACTGTGTGACACTGTTGGGCTAGGTTCATGAACTTGGCGCCCCACTCTGGTCTCTGGTCAAACTCTGTCTGCAGAGAAACACCAGGTTAAGTACAGGTGGTCCTCGCTTTAGGACGGTCccgatatacagtacatcatttcAAGGTTACGAACGGCATGCCGTGAACTAGTGCAGCAGCGTGTGAATATGTGGTCATGCGACACGCTCAATTCCTGCCagacttactgtttttcatttgactgctttattttgtgtttttcattcaaatagtTACTGGCTATATGACTACTACTATGTTAGTCTAGGTTAGTAACAGACCGTGCTGCCTTCCGACTTAAGTACAAATATTGGGTATGTAGCTACCATAGGAATGGATCGCCATCGTAAACAAAGGACCCCCTGTAGAGAGATGCGAGTGGTGTTACACAAGGGTCCTTACTAGGTCCACAGATTTTTCCATTATGCAATGATAACTTGATTTAAGAGTGCGGCAATTTACACGTTTCTTTCCGTTTTGTTCCCATTCATTTGGTATGGAGTAGTTGTAGCTGCAGCTCAGTGACCGAGTCCTTTTAACAACAGTAGTGGTTGTTTCAACTATCTACAATTGGAGCCCACAGCATTACATTTTGGGACTATTTGCAGTAGTGACTTCCGGGATGAGTACTTGTGCGTAGGAGCTCCCCTCGGGCCCCGCAGTGTCTGATGGTCATTCAACATATGTATAGAAAGGTTTACCAGGAGTTTCGTTATTTGGCGTGTTTTTTGCCAGTGCTGTGCTGCTAGCCCGGAGAGGCTGGAAGGGTTAGCTGCTAGGCCCTCCAGCCACTAGCTGTAAGCAGGTTGGGAGCAAGGGTTGATTCAGTGAAAAAGTACAGAAGAGTAGCGAACCAAGAAGCAGCAAATTCTTGATATGATTTAATGGTAGTCAACTGGAAACTAAAGTGGAAAGTAATCAGTAACATTATTTTGGCTTGTCTCATCATACAGTTATTACACTAAAAATGGATGTTTACAAGCTCAGGACCAGTCAGGACCACTGCAGTCTGTACTCCAGCCTTTTCCTTTTCAACAGCCCACAGATCTGTCTGTTTGATCTTAAGGAAATGGACCACAGGGTCTGGCGATTGGAGGATCTGCCTGTGAGTCAAACATACAAAATCAGTACTATAGTATGATGCGTTCATGGTCCCACAATCACAGTTGACCTCAACTCCTGCCATTCCAGTAATCTCGTGTCGGGATCCAGTAGTTTACATGCATATCCAATGTTGACTGCCGTCTCTTGAGGGTCCAAACAATTACAACAAATTAGGAAATACATGTACAAATAGAATACTGCAATGGTGTGTTTCCTACTCGGTTATTCCATACCTTTTTTGTCCCCTGTTAGCACCCATACTTTAATCCCGGCCTGTTTTAGGAGAGAAATCGTCTCAGGAACGTCTTCCTGGAGTCGGTCCTCTATGGCTGTAACACCTAGAAGCTATGGATGATAAAAGTTGGATTTATTTCAGTGTGGGTGCTGCAACAAGAATAGTGATAATGCTATTCATCCACTGACTCtctttttcatataatttgatcaataatggatAATAcacgtaaaaaataaataaaaatctaatttagcAATATTGTTATGCCACTTTGGTTTGATATTGGTAAATGTCTCGCATGCTCAAACAGCCACacttccatttttaaaaaagttgatgatgatttaaaatttgagGCATTCATTGTAAAAGTCATCCTtactgacagagcaaatggtggtagCCCACTGAAATATACTTCTGTTTATAAAAGTTAAGACAAAGGTGCATAACTGTAAAGACATTGATAGCTTTATAAAAATTGtatgagttgcacaatttatgtGTTGTCTTTCAAACACTACGTAGACAAGTACATAAATGAtgctaactactcattaaacccattacacttttgtctttatccaatcacaataatggtaaagacatgcaacagTTCCAACACAAATTCATACACaatcattcatatctcagaaataatatattttattttgctgtctgctaatGTGTGAATCCAAAATCTTTTAAGGTAAAACAAAtgccaataattcaaaataCTCGTATCGCTCAAATTAATTCATGGAGgaaatttccatatttttgccGTTACTGAtcacatatatgtatatcacAACTTATCATCAAGGCTCATGCATTTAGAAGAAAACAACTTAAAAATATCTGTCTGCCATTGATTGGgccattttttttgaaaatgcatatgaacacattatttaaacaacattaaaacattgaAGTACAGTGTTTCAAAGCGAGCCCACCTGGAGATCTTGCTCCATCTCATCATAAAGCTTCTCCAGCAGGGCGTTGCGGTCGAAGGTCGCCATGGCAGCAGCCCGAGCCAGAGTTTTACTCCACTGCTCCCATGACGTCTCGGAAACCGATCGAACAGCAATGCACAAGGTCCTCAGACAAGCCTGGGAAAAGAGCTTGAAAAAAACACTCAGAGCCCTCAGTATGAGCACAAACCTCCATTAAGGCAGCGTAATCCTAAACACGACTGTCTGACTTGATAGTGTAAGGCCATATTGTTAAATCTAAACCCTGTTTACTAGGTCGTCACTGCCCCATTGTTTGCAGTTACTTGGAACAGAGTGTACAAgaagccacatgctgcttcaccaagtatAAAGACAAAGACATTATATGGTGATATGCAGCAGCCTGGTTTGTTACATTCCCATTATGGGCCCTCAGAAAAGTAGATTTTGTGCAGGTCAACCTATTGTTGTGTCCAGCAGCGTCTTTGTGTGAATGTACCTCAAGGGCTTGTTCAGTGCTCTCCTGATGCGGACAGTCCCTCTGCAGCCTCTCCAATATCACTATGTCAGCTCCCTTACAGTACAGTTTTAACGACCCCTCCGGGTCCCGGACTGTAACAAATGGGAATAAAACAAGCAAACCATGGAGAGCAATCctcaaaaaaaagcatttgaaagAAGGAGAGTGAGGCATAAAAACACTCATTCCCTCACCCAAAACTGACATCCGTCTTCTCTGACTGGTAAAGTCAAGCAACGCCAGCAGCTTATAGTGACGCGTGACACCCATCTCGGAGACAACCATGACGTCTCTGCTTCTGGACAAGAAGACCCAGCCCAGCTCCCTGGCGGCGCCGACAAGAGCCTCCTCATCTGGAGATGCTGCTTGGTAAACTGGAACGTCTGGGAGGACATGAGTAGGAGAATACCGTAAGAATTGGTTTATCGAACACATTGTTACACAAAAACTGGTGTGCGCCTTAGCCTGACTTTGGCAGTAGTGTGGCACAGGTAGAGTTGATCAAAGATGTCAGGAAGAAGTAGACAGTAAGCATCCTAAACTAAAGATGAAGCTAAActccagcagttttgattgtttccacagagcagagagaatatgaGCCAGTGAGTATTGTCGGATgttatatttgtttgtattacTGCCATGTTTACATTAAAGTAGTATTTGTTTGATGGTTTAAGATGACCACAACAGCGGTGCTAATTTCAGTTAGCCCAACAAAGGAGTTTCTcgttgtatgttagcattaagctagcagacttatTTCAGGATAATGGTAATTGCAGTGGTGCTGTGTTAAAAGCACTTTGAGTGAACCTTTATATCAAATAAACAGATTCAAGAAGACTTTGCGTTTCTTCAGGAGAACTGTTAGCTGTCTGCCCAAGTAAATATTGCATAGTCAGGGTGggcaaaatacatacaaatatgaGACAAAGCAAAAACTGCCAGCCTTACTTTAGAAAATCACAATTGGAAACAACACAAAGTAACACAAAAGTCTACATACATGATGCTTGTatcacaacaaaatgaaaaaaattggaaaatgaaaaaacattctGGGATTAAAACTGGGGGGGGGAAGTTGCAGCTCATGGTCtaaatttaattcattccgtgaacACGCTTGGAACTCAAAAcattatctcaaatcatctttccccattgaaattaatgggaATGCCATGAATCCGTTCCCACGccccaaaaaacagcaaaaacaatttttgtaacacattttcaataagtgaatagcactctacagtctTGTACGTGATACAAATAATAGTCGTACCATAATACAAGAATTTAAATTTCAAGAATCTCAACAGattgtgcatcatgataattcacTGGGCCTTGTGCTGCTTGTTCTAGTGTTCAcgctttggccaccaggggcagtacAATACATACAGACATACTACAGGATTTGATGAATAAACACAGAATAACACCATTGCAATAATGTTAGTAATTTTTCGCAGAGCATGAAGAATATATGATTGTGAGTATTAGTGTATGTGTTGCTACTGTTGGTGTTCAAATATAAGGTGTTTCAAGGTTTTTCATAACCACAACAttgatggtattttttttttttatagcctgTC carries:
- the atp8b3 gene encoding phospholipid-transporting ATPase IC: MDKDCTESGLTWQVRANQRCYHKRQQKKSFLGFCWGRCSDNQVRSYKYSVFTFLPLTLFEQFQRAANLYFLFMMALQCVPIISSIQWYISIIPLILILSVRAVKDLINDMGRRRSDFEVNSRPCDVLISQSFSPAQWKDLCVGDIVRIHKDQTIPADVMLLCSSETHSLSYVETADIDGETNLKYRQALGATHDELTSEPSECVVCCEEPNDGMYAFRGQLHWRGERFLLDNEHLLLRGTVLRNTQIAYGLVIYTGADTKILRNCGKVRAKRTRLESSLNRVVIGIVVFLLLVVLLLAIACGVFASRVMIRTEVLSALVINGDPVYTGFLVYWSYFILLGPAVPIMLYVTFELIHTFHSKFINWDLEMYWPQTDCPAQARNTSLCEELGQVEYLLSDKTGTLTQNRLLFRQCCIAGEIYGDASVRAEDTEPMDLTWNPFSRGGLFMWAPTLVERLRAQQSPTIRRFFTALTVCHTVMAQWKEDVPVYQAASPDEEALVGAARELGWVFLSRSRDVMVVSEMGVTRHYKLLALLDFTSQRRRMSVLVRDPEGSLKLYCKGADIVILERLQRDCPHQESTEQALELFSQACLRTLCIAVRSVSETSWEQWSKTLARAAAMATFDRNALLEKLYDEMEQDLQLLGVTAIEDRLQEDVPETISLLKQAGIKVWVLTGDKKETAVNIGYACKLLDPDTRLLEWQELRQILQSPDPVVHFLKIKQTDLWAVEKEKAGVQTAVVLTGPELTEFDQRPEWGAKFMNLAQQCHTVLCCRVTPGQKADVVNLVRKHTSSITLSIGDGANDVNMIKTAHVGVGLTGVEGGQAVQNADFSLSSFRFLQRLLLVHGRWSYRRISLFLRYFLFKTCSFALVHLWFSIFNGFSAQSMYETWFIAFYTAFYTSSQILFVAFFEKDVSAENSLKWPELYKCGQRQELSGPLVLFASLVYALYASFVLFFVPCGVYYNSAVDYQTMAVTVSMGAVFTANIEMVLLTRNWTKFNIGALCVSLLLYFICSRITHSKFLFQRAPADYLFYGASGEAFTDPVVWLTALLTAWTAVLPSMTFLALSVIQNIHGKHKVHSRSHQPVELRSQFGRKTSLWRSSFVVAQGPV